In a genomic window of Verrucomicrobiia bacterium:
- a CDS encoding phosphatidylglycerophosphatase A, translated as MVDRIVVFVAEGFGSGWIRPGPGTWGSLVGLAWLVLLLRASHPAVWALGTFAGLALAVPLCGRAETVLNVRDPGSVVLDEIAAVPLLWLGVLLTPGGYVFSGAVSSLAILMAHFPELAAGLVAFRVLDIAKPGPIRRVQRLPRGVGIVADDVLAGLGAAMVAGAVAWMRWS; from the coding sequence ATGGTTGACCGCATCGTGGTCTTCGTGGCCGAGGGATTCGGCTCGGGATGGATCCGTCCGGGCCCCGGTACCTGGGGCAGCCTCGTGGGCCTGGCCTGGCTGGTGTTGCTGCTGCGTGCGTCCCATCCGGCGGTCTGGGCGCTGGGCACGTTTGCCGGCCTGGCGCTCGCAGTGCCCCTGTGCGGCCGCGCCGAAACGGTGCTGAACGTCCGGGACCCCGGCAGCGTGGTGCTGGACGAAATCGCCGCCGTGCCTTTGCTGTGGCTTGGAGTGCTGCTCACTCCCGGCGGATATGTGTTTTCGGGCGCCGTCAGCTCCCTGGCGATTCTGATGGCCCATTTTCCCGAACTGGCCGCCGGATTGGTGGCGTTCCGGGTGCTCGACATCGCCAAGCCGGGACCGATCCGTCGGGTTCAACGACTTCCGCGAGGGGTGGGCATCGTGGCGGATGATGTTCTGGCCGGGCTCGGGGCGGCGATGGTTGCGGGGGCCGTGGCCTGGATGCGTTGGAGTTGA
- the aspS gene encoding aspartate--tRNA ligase, producing MKRTHHCNELRPEHAGQPVILVGWVHSRRDLGGVLFLDLRDREGRTQTVFDPADLPAELFETATHLHAESVVEISGRVRVRPDGTDNPRIATGRVEVLAQGLTVLNPSAVLPFPVDDPEVAGKVNEELRLQYRYLDLRRPEMYRNLRLRSRVAMALRQYLDDQGFLEVETPTLFKSTPEGAREFLVPNRREAGSFYALPQSPQQFKQVLMVGGIERYFQLARCYRDEDLRADRQPEFTQLDLEMSFIEREDLYSLIEGLLKRVWQTALGLEIPTPFPRFSFEEALNRWGVDKPDTRFGMELADFTEDFRTSAFKVFSGAVASGGVVKALNARGLASATQGQIETMTEYAKGFGAKGLAFIKVENGEWKSPIVKFFSEAEKAALTARLEIREGDLILFAADQWLNACEILGRIRLYCADVLRTQGRLEIPANRFDFLWVVDFPLLGFDRELNRWYSSHHPFTAPVPEDIPLLTSDPKKVRGQHYDIVVNGVELGGGSIRIHQPAVQKTVFEDVLGIPPEETQLRFGYLLEAFKFGAPPHGGIALGFDRLIALLCGSHSIRDVIAFPKTAKGVDLMTASPAPVTARQLRDLHLEIRGGPKAAPSGPASTPGSQAPAGVGGEHVPDPGHVGR from the coding sequence ATGAAACGCACCCATCACTGCAACGAACTCCGGCCCGAACATGCCGGCCAGCCCGTCATCCTCGTGGGCTGGGTCCACTCGCGCCGCGACCTCGGTGGCGTCCTCTTCCTCGACCTGCGCGACCGCGAGGGCCGCACCCAGACGGTGTTCGATCCCGCCGATCTTCCGGCCGAACTGTTCGAAACGGCCACCCATCTGCATGCCGAATCCGTCGTGGAAATCTCCGGGCGGGTGCGGGTGCGTCCCGACGGCACCGACAATCCCCGCATCGCGACCGGACGGGTCGAAGTGCTGGCTCAGGGGCTCACCGTGCTGAATCCGTCCGCCGTGCTGCCGTTTCCCGTGGACGACCCGGAGGTCGCCGGCAAGGTGAACGAGGAACTCCGGCTGCAATACCGCTACCTGGATCTGCGCCGTCCCGAAATGTATCGCAACCTGCGCCTCCGTTCCCGAGTGGCGATGGCGTTGCGCCAATACCTGGACGATCAAGGCTTCCTGGAGGTCGAAACCCCCACGCTCTTCAAGTCCACACCGGAGGGTGCCCGGGAGTTTCTCGTGCCGAACCGCAGGGAGGCCGGATCATTCTACGCCCTGCCGCAGTCGCCGCAGCAGTTCAAACAGGTGCTGATGGTCGGCGGCATCGAGCGCTACTTCCAGCTGGCCCGCTGCTATCGCGATGAGGATCTGCGGGCGGACCGTCAGCCCGAGTTCACCCAGCTGGACCTCGAAATGTCCTTCATTGAGCGGGAGGACCTGTACTCCCTGATCGAAGGACTCCTGAAGCGGGTCTGGCAGACCGCACTCGGCCTCGAGATCCCGACGCCCTTCCCCAGATTCTCGTTCGAGGAGGCGCTCAACCGCTGGGGAGTGGACAAGCCGGACACCCGGTTTGGAATGGAACTCGCCGACTTCACCGAGGACTTTCGCACCTCGGCGTTCAAGGTGTTCTCAGGAGCGGTGGCGTCCGGGGGCGTGGTCAAGGCCCTCAACGCCCGGGGCCTCGCCAGCGCCACCCAGGGGCAGATCGAGACGATGACCGAGTACGCCAAGGGCTTCGGCGCCAAGGGACTGGCCTTCATCAAGGTCGAGAACGGTGAGTGGAAATCGCCCATTGTGAAGTTCTTCTCCGAGGCCGAGAAGGCGGCCCTGACCGCACGGCTGGAGATCCGGGAAGGTGACCTGATCCTGTTTGCCGCCGACCAGTGGCTCAACGCCTGCGAAATTCTGGGCCGAATCCGGCTGTATTGCGCCGACGTGCTGCGGACGCAGGGACGTCTGGAGATTCCCGCCAACCGGTTTGATTTCCTGTGGGTGGTGGACTTTCCATTGCTGGGTTTCGACCGGGAACTCAATCGCTGGTACTCCAGTCACCATCCCTTCACCGCCCCCGTGCCGGAGGACATCCCGCTGCTCACGTCCGATCCCAAAAAGGTCCGTGGCCAGCACTACGACATCGTGGTCAACGGTGTGGAACTGGGCGGCGGATCCATCCGGATCCATCAGCCCGCGGTACAGAAGACGGTGTTTGAGGACGTGCTCGGCATCCCGCCCGAGGAGACCCAGCTGCGCTTCGGTTACCTGCTGGAGGCCTTCAAGTTCGGGGCGCCACCGCATGGCGGAATCGCGCTCGGGTTCGACCGCCTCATTGCGCTGTTGTGTGGCAGCCACAGCATTCGCGACGTCATCGCGTTCCCCAAGACGGCCAAGGGCGTGGATCTGATGACGGCGTCCCCGGCTCCCGTGACCGCCCGGCAACTTCGCGATCTGCACCTGGAGATCCGGGGCGGCCCCAAGGCCGCACCGTCCGGTCCTGCGTCCACGCCCGGTAGTCAGGCTCCCGCGGGTGTCGGGGGCGAACACGTCCCCGATCCCGGGCATGTTGGGCGCTAA
- a CDS encoding PIN domain-containing protein, translating to MSVPHYHLDSNILLRFFTGEPAPMFAAASGLMESAERGDVLLELSPLVLAETAFTLESFFKKPRKQVAELLLEFVQRSSVRLAERDRLLDALERVKKTGVHLVDAYLAACAVESKLPVASFDRDFDRFADVVRFEPKA from the coding sequence ATGAGTGTCCCGCACTATCACCTCGACTCGAACATTCTGCTCCGGTTCTTCACCGGAGAGCCGGCTCCAATGTTCGCGGCGGCCTCGGGCCTCATGGAGAGTGCCGAACGCGGCGACGTTCTCCTGGAGCTCTCACCGCTGGTGCTTGCCGAGACCGCCTTCACTCTCGAATCGTTTTTCAAGAAACCCAGAAAACAGGTTGCGGAGTTGTTGCTGGAGTTCGTCCAGCGTTCGAGCGTCCGCCTTGCGGAAAGAGACCGGTTGCTGGACGCGCTGGAACGGGTCAAGAAAACCGGAGTTCACCTGGTTGATGCTTATCTCGCGGCGTGCGCCGTTGAATCGAAACTGCCGGTCGCTTCCTTTGACCGGGACTTTGACCGGTTTGCCGACGTCGTCCGATTCGAGCCCAAGGCTTGA
- a CDS encoding AbrB/MazE/SpoVT family DNA-binding domain-containing protein, which produces MSISTVTDKGQTTVPQEIREALGIAPRQRLVWEVRKDGSAIVRPMPSVMELAGSLKSQVPFTSIREETEAATAAWVAESGKSNR; this is translated from the coding sequence ATGTCAATCTCCACGGTTACGGACAAGGGACAGACGACTGTTCCACAGGAGATCCGCGAAGCCCTCGGCATCGCTCCCCGGCAACGCCTGGTTTGGGAAGTCCGCAAAGACGGTTCGGCCATCGTACGGCCGATGCCCAGCGTCATGGAATTGGCGGGCTCCCTGAAATCCCAGGTGCCCTTCACCAGCATCCGGGAGGAAACCGAGGCGGCGACTGCGGCGTGGGTCGCGGAATCAGGTAAATCCAATCGTTGA
- a CDS encoding serine esterase, whose protein sequence is MLTSRWIPAAVPDSQSVLVVLHGLGDSMDGWQWLPAALGLPDLNYLLVNAPDSYHGGFAWYDLEGDSGPGVLRSRRLLMDLLETREAAGFPAASMALLGFSQGCVMTVDAGFRYPRRLAGLVGISGYVWDPGSLLRERSSASASSRMLFTHGTQDPLIPCGEVRDQVAALRAAGLDIEWREFHKAHTVAGEAELSVIRGFLRSCFQEAVPRASPPGIDSPQPADGPTLPL, encoded by the coding sequence GTGCTGACGTCTCGATGGATCCCCGCCGCGGTTCCCGATTCCCAAAGTGTGCTGGTGGTGCTGCACGGGCTTGGGGATTCGATGGACGGATGGCAATGGCTGCCTGCCGCACTGGGCCTTCCGGATCTCAATTACCTGCTGGTGAACGCCCCGGACTCCTATCACGGAGGTTTTGCCTGGTATGACCTCGAGGGAGACTCCGGCCCTGGTGTGCTGCGCAGCCGGCGGTTGCTGATGGACCTGCTGGAGACCCGGGAGGCGGCGGGGTTCCCGGCCGCGTCCATGGCGCTGCTGGGGTTCTCACAGGGTTGCGTCATGACCGTGGACGCGGGATTCCGGTACCCGCGCCGGTTGGCCGGTCTCGTGGGAATCAGCGGCTACGTCTGGGACCCGGGGTCGCTGCTTCGGGAACGGTCTTCGGCGTCTGCGTCGTCGCGGATGCTGTTCACCCACGGGACGCAGGATCCGTTGATCCCCTGTGGCGAGGTGCGCGACCAGGTGGCGGCGCTCCGTGCCGCCGGCTTGGACATTGAGTGGCGCGAATTCCACAAGGCCCACACGGTGGCCGGGGAGGCGGAACTGTCGGTGATCCGGGGGTTCCTCCGGTCCTGTTTCCAGGAGGCCGTGCCCCGGGCTTCGCCTCCGGGGATTGATTCCCCGCAACCTGCTGACGGGCCGACACTCCCGCTTTGA
- the pgsA gene encoding CDP-diacylglycerol--glycerol-3-phosphate 3-phosphatidyltransferase, with protein MNLPNQLTVSRFALTAVFLVAMFVAFPGHQTAALLLFSAAGLTDYLDGRIARERRLITDFGTLMDPLADKILTCSAFIAFVGRDLMPAWMVVLIVARELAITGLRLLAAHKRVVLAAERFGKHKTISQIVAIIAVLLVAAVPTWGRFGDFLLGIPIAGSSWLGWTAKISQWVAVVLTAFSGLVYLWRNRRLYLDDL; from the coding sequence TTGAATCTTCCGAACCAGCTCACCGTTTCCCGCTTCGCCCTCACCGCCGTGTTTCTGGTGGCGATGTTTGTGGCGTTCCCCGGTCATCAGACGGCGGCGCTTCTCCTGTTCAGTGCCGCGGGACTGACGGATTATCTTGATGGCCGGATCGCCCGGGAACGCCGGTTGATCACGGATTTCGGCACGCTCATGGACCCGCTGGCGGACAAGATCCTGACCTGCTCGGCATTCATCGCCTTTGTGGGCCGGGATCTGATGCCCGCCTGGATGGTGGTGCTGATCGTGGCCAGGGAACTGGCGATCACGGGTTTGCGCCTGTTGGCCGCCCACAAGCGGGTCGTCCTCGCCGCCGAGCGCTTTGGCAAGCACAAGACCATTTCACAGATCGTCGCCATCATCGCCGTCCTGCTGGTCGCCGCCGTGCCGACCTGGGGGCGGTTTGGGGACTTCCTGCTGGGCATCCCGATTGCCGGCAGCTCCTGGCTGGGCTGGACCGCGAAGATTTCGCAGTGGGTGGCGGTGGTCCTGACGGCCTTCAGCGGCCTGGTCTATCTGTGGCGCAACCGACGGCTCTATCTGGACGACCTGTGA
- a CDS encoding IPT/TIG domain-containing protein yields MIRLKSFRRHLASSAMLLLTAGSLSAAPFITGFAPDFGPPGTQVTIVGRDLRPTLAAPRILFGNVEATLLSANNTRIVAIAPAQVPIGPITVFNAAGQYTTPFFFYAPPRIEDFGTRIVGSIGDTPIFEKPVVGTPGSTLTILGGNFFVPGFPGIQVRIGNDLIQATATAENQILATIPPIVQTGHLSVRTSVGGTTNLADYIYGNPRIEAFTPRAAAGDTIALMGLNFLVSQPGQLQLRIGGALVTQFEVVSNTNLNAVVPLTAATGPLSLTAPGGSFITTTNFTLLPRVTTFSPNFGPPGTVVTLVGSGLTGTQRILFGNTAATTITNLSSAQVTAVVPAGVSTGPITLITAGGTNVTEALFFAPPQVSGFTPSSGPSGTVVTVSGANLGGATAVQLNSIPVPQFTVLDNSRIQFPVPAGAASGRIAVVTPGGTSQSAGTFTVAGLQPVISTFAPRSGPVGTRVTLIGSNLGTVTRVAFNGVPSEYTIQSAASIEATVPAGATTGRIRVTNPEGSAETGENFFVGSSTDLRVTFGATPNPAVAFGTVTFNVLVVNNGPLPAAATTVEVELPTGFAFLEAVSAFPFQVSGQRVVFNRGTVEPQEFFSGLVRANAGEPHANRVAVARASSTTPESVPGDNERQVTLTVSPPVLRIELLDPAAALLSWPAAAEGAYVLRAAAALGAPWVPVPGTPENDGATLQLEIPLTGSAQYFELDRP; encoded by the coding sequence ATGATTCGTCTGAAGTCCTTCCGGCGCCATCTGGCGTCTTCGGCGATGCTGCTGCTGACGGCCGGGTCGTTGTCTGCCGCCCCGTTCATCACCGGATTTGCGCCGGATTTTGGTCCACCGGGCACCCAGGTAACGATCGTTGGGAGGGATCTCCGCCCGACCCTCGCCGCTCCCCGGATTCTTTTTGGCAACGTGGAAGCCACGCTGTTGAGTGCGAACAATACGCGGATCGTCGCCATCGCCCCGGCGCAGGTCCCCATTGGTCCCATCACGGTGTTCAATGCCGCCGGGCAGTACACGACCCCGTTTTTCTTCTATGCACCCCCGCGGATTGAGGATTTTGGCACCCGGATTGTCGGCAGCATTGGGGACACGCCGATTTTCGAGAAACCGGTGGTCGGCACCCCGGGCTCGACCCTGACGATCCTCGGCGGGAACTTTTTCGTGCCTGGATTTCCAGGAATTCAGGTGCGGATTGGCAATGACCTGATCCAGGCGACCGCCACCGCTGAAAACCAGATCCTGGCGACCATTCCCCCGATCGTTCAGACCGGGCACCTGTCGGTGCGCACCAGCGTCGGCGGCACGACCAACCTCGCCGACTACATCTATGGCAATCCGCGCATCGAGGCCTTCACGCCGCGTGCGGCGGCCGGGGACACCATCGCGCTGATGGGTCTGAATTTCCTGGTGTCCCAGCCGGGCCAGTTGCAGCTGCGGATCGGCGGGGCGCTGGTGACGCAGTTTGAGGTGGTCTCCAACACCAACCTGAACGCCGTGGTGCCCCTCACCGCCGCGACGGGGCCCCTCTCCCTGACGGCGCCCGGGGGCAGCTTCATCACGACCACGAACTTCACGTTGTTGCCCAGGGTGACGACGTTTTCGCCGAATTTTGGCCCGCCGGGCACCGTGGTGACGCTCGTTGGCAGCGGACTGACGGGAACCCAGCGGATTCTGTTTGGGAACACGGCCGCAACGACGATCACCAACCTCAGCAGCGCCCAGGTGACCGCCGTGGTGCCCGCGGGTGTATCCACCGGCCCGATTACGCTGATCACGGCCGGTGGGACCAACGTGACGGAGGCGCTCTTTTTCGCGCCGCCGCAGGTCAGCGGGTTCACCCCGTCCAGCGGCCCCTCGGGCACGGTGGTCACCGTGTCGGGAGCGAACCTGGGCGGGGCCACGGCCGTGCAGTTGAACAGCATCCCGGTCCCGCAGTTCACGGTGCTCGACAACAGCCGCATCCAGTTCCCGGTGCCGGCGGGCGCGGCTTCCGGGCGGATCGCGGTGGTGACGCCGGGCGGCACCAGTCAGTCGGCGGGCACCTTTACGGTGGCCGGGCTGCAACCGGTAATCAGCACCTTTGCGCCGCGGTCGGGTCCGGTCGGCACCCGCGTGACGCTCATCGGATCCAATCTGGGCACGGTCACCCGGGTCGCGTTCAACGGCGTCCCCTCCGAGTACACCATCCAGTCCGCCGCCTCCATCGAGGCCACGGTGCCGGCGGGAGCCACCACCGGCCGCATCCGGGTGACCAATCCGGAAGGATCCGCCGAGACGGGCGAGAACTTCTTTGTGGGCAGCAGTACGGATTTGCGGGTCACCTTTGGCGCCACTCCGAATCCTGCGGTGGCCTTTGGGACGGTCACGTTCAATGTGCTGGTCGTGAACAATGGGCCACTGCCGGCTGCCGCCACGACCGTCGAGGTGGAGCTGCCGACGGGATTTGCCTTCCTGGAGGCGGTGAGCGCTTTCCCATTCCAGGTGAGCGGGCAGCGCGTTGTCTTCAACCGCGGCACAGTGGAGCCGCAGGAGTTTTTCAGCGGGCTGGTGCGGGCCAATGCCGGCGAGCCGCACGCAAACCGGGTCGCCGTCGCCCGGGCGTCGTCCACCACGCCCGAGTCGGTTCCAGGGGACAACGAGCGCCAGGTCACCCTGACCGTCTCCCCGCCGGTGCTGCGGATCGAACTGCTCGACCCCGCGGCGGCGCTGCTGTCCTGGCCCGCGGCTGCCGAGGGCGCCTATGTGCTCCGGGCCGCGGCGGCCTTGGGGGCACCCTGGGTTCCCGTGCCCGGAACTCCGGAGAACGATGGCGCCACGCTGCAGCTGGAAATTCCGCTGACCGGGTCCGCGCAGTATTTCGAGCTCGACCGGCCGTGA